The following coding sequences are from one Lolium rigidum isolate FL_2022 chromosome 6, APGP_CSIRO_Lrig_0.1, whole genome shotgun sequence window:
- the LOC124668388 gene encoding protein RETICULATA-RELATED 3, chloroplastic-like yields MAASTAFAAARFLPSTHLDSSARLAPPRAAPTANLAFSPLPPASSSLLTLQSPCPSGPGGKLPPPPRSYSGGGGGSGDDAADSGGGRGGILGIFLAGWAARVAADPQFPFKVLMEELVGVTACVLGDMASRPNFGLNELDFVFSTLVVGSILNFVLMYMLAPTAALSAAASSLPSHMFEPGAYSLGSRVATLLSKGTTFAAVGFAAGLMGTAISNGLIAARKKMDPAFETPNKAPPTLLNAATWALHMGVSSNLRYQTLNGVEYLLGTVAPAPVFKVSVVALRCMNNVLGGMSFVLLARLTGAQKSDKPAGSASEIKERLVAEGDVIAANVSEAREGETTK; encoded by the coding sequence ATGGCCGCCTCCACGGCCTTCGCCGCCGCCAGGTTCCTCCCGTCCACCCACCTGGACTCCTCCGCCCGCCTCGCCCCGCCCCGCGCCGCGCCCACCGCCAACCTCGCCTTCTCCCCGCTCCCACCCGCCTCCTCCTCACTCCTCACCCTCCAATCCCCCTGCCCCTCCGGCCCAGGCGGCAAGCTCCCCCCTCCACCCCGCTCctactccggcggcggcggcggatctggCGACGACGCCGCGGActccggcggcggccgcggcggcatcctcggcatcttcctcgccggctgGGCGGCCCGCGTCGCCGCGGACCCGCAGTTCCCGTTCAAGGTGCTGATGGAGGAGCTGGTGGGCGTCACCGCCTGCGTGCTCGGCGACATGGCGTCCCGCCCCAACTTCGGCCTCAACGAGCTCGACTTCGTCTTCTCCACGCTCGTCGTCGGATCCATCCTCAACTTCGTGCTCATGTACATGCTCGCCCCCACCGccgccctctccgccgccgcctcatccCTCCCGAGCCACATGTTCGAGCCGGGCGCCTACTCCCTGGGCTCCCGCGTGGCGACCCTCCTCTCCAAGGGCACCACGTTCGCCGCCGTCGGCTTCGCGGCGGGGCTCATGGGCACGGCCATCTCCAACGGCCTCATCGCCGCGCGCAAGAAGATGGACCCGGCCTTCGAGACGCCCAACAAGGCGCCGCCCACGCTGCTCAACGCCGCCACCTGGGCGCTCCACATGGGCGTCAGCAGCAACCTGCGCTACCAGACCCTCAACGGGGTCGAGTACCTGCTCGGCACCGTCGCGCCCGCCCCCGTCTTCAAGGTCTCCGTCGTCGCCCTCCGCTGCATGAACAACGTGCTCGGCGGCATGTCCTTCGTGCTGCTCGCCAGGCTCACCGGCGCGCAGAAGTCCGATAAGCCCGCGGGTTCTGCTTCTGAAATCAAGGAGAGGTTGGTAGCCGAGGGCGATGTCATTGCTGCTAATGTTAGCGAGGCGAGGGAGGGGGAAACCACCAAGTGA
- the LOC124666851 gene encoding uncharacterized protein LOC124666851 codes for MPWSQFTVYFAMLINKRVVQYLDLCQGQFLSSMNYKNGLEVALQILTESWMWLILLTMLKSDNFMIAAGALNPEGHYSYKHSLCREPKYAHELTLAISKLADSTENAVDALCQLHRFISYRGIFESTEARDAASHMTPAAWWMAFGRQYPAIQKFALRIVSQCSSSSGCERNSSTFDLLQMQQRNHLGHAKLCKLEYVHYNLRLRLRHSEGEKENDMSTVMHMMDDTLFPTGNPLMDWLDASICESEFAMGEQGAPPMLPEAVDADH; via the exons ATGCCTTGGAGCCAATTTACTGTTTACTTTGCTATGCTGATCAACAAAAGGGTAGTTCAATATCTGGATTTATGTCAAGGTCAATTTCTGTCCTCCATGAATTACAAGAACGGCTTGGAAGTGGCTCTTCAGATTTTAACAGAATCATGGATGTGGTTAATACTACTGACCATGCTGAAAAGCGACAATTTCATGATTGCCG CTGGAGCGCTGAATCCTGAAGGCCATTACAGCTACAAACACAGTTTATGCCGGGAACCAAAATATGCGCATGAATTAACTTTGGCAATATCAAAGCTTGCAGACTCGACTGAAAATGCAGTGGATGCTCTTTGTCAACTTCATCGGTTCATTTCATACCGAGGGATATTTGAGTCCACAGAGGCACGGGATGCTGCAAGCCATATGACTCCAG CTGCATGGTGGATGGCTTTTGGAAGACAGTATCCTGCAATACAAAAGTTTGCTTTGCGGATTGTGTCACAGTGCTCATCGTCAAGCGGATGCGAGCGCAACTCGAGCACATTTGATTTGTTACAGATGCAACAGAGAAATCATCTTGGGCATGCCAAGCTCTGTAAATTAGAATATGTCCATTACAATTTGAGGTTACGTCTGCGTCATTCTGAAGGTGAAAAGGAGAATGACATGAGTACAGTTATGCACATGATGGATGACACGTTGTTTCCGACAGGGAACCCACTCATGGATTGGTTGGATGCATCTATCTGTGAATCTGAATTCGCGATGGGTGAACAAGGAGCTCCTCCAATGCTTCCCGAAGCCGTGGATGCAGATCACTAG